In Oscarella lobularis chromosome 18, ooOscLobu1.1, whole genome shotgun sequence, the following proteins share a genomic window:
- the LOC136197644 gene encoding large ribosomal subunit protein uL30-like, whose protein sequence is MDLSRASTREQLTMADSEKETKKLRSIPESVLKKRRTMRELRAARAKASVLTKKKNLEKRKEIFKRAETYVKEYRQAARDEIRLKRVAKANRNFYVPPEAKLLFVIRIRGINGVSPRVRKILQLLRLRQIHNGVFMKANKATLNMLRLVDPYVAYGYPSLKTVRDLIYKRGHGKVKGRRTALTENSIIENSLSRCNIICIEDLVHEIFTVGSNFKQANRYLWPFKLSSPRGGYRKKGTHFVEGGDHGNRAEHINKFVKQMI, encoded by the exons cgaaaaggagacgaagaagttgCGTTCGATACCCGAAAGCGTCTTGAAGAAACGTCGAACGATGCGCGAGCTACGCGCAGCGCGAGCAAAAGCGAGcgttttgacgaagaaaaagaacttgGAAAAGCGCAAGGAGATCTTCAAACGCGCCGAGACGTACGTCAAAGAGTATCGACAGGCAGCGCGAGACGAAATTCGTCTGAAACGCGTCGCAAAAGCGAATCGTAACTTCTACGTTCCACCCGAAGCGAAACTCTTATTCGTCATTCGAATTCGCGG TATCAACGGAGTTAGTCCACGCGTGCGCAAAATCCTTcaacttcttcgtcttcgtcaaattCACAACGGCGTCTTTATGAAAGCGAATAAGGCGACATTGAATATGCTACGTTTAGTCGATCCTTACGTTGCATACGG GTACCCGAGTCTGAAAACCGTTCGCGATCTTATCTATAAGCGCGGACACGGTAAAGTGAAAGGTCGACGCACAGCGTTGAcggaaaattcaattatcGAAAATTCCTTGTCTCGTTGCAATATAATTTGCATCGAGGATTTGGTCCACGAAATTTTCACAGTTGGATCAAATTTCAAACAAGCCAATCGTTATCTTTGGCCATTCAAATTGTCGAGTCCACGTGGTGGATATCGTAAGAAAGGAACGCATTTTGTCGAAGGTGGAGATCACGGAAATCGAGCAGAACATATCAATAAGTTTGTCAAGCAAATGATTTAA